In a single window of the Streptomyces sp. NBC_00094 genome:
- a CDS encoding RNB domain-containing ribonuclease, with the protein MPRRHIHVTGAAEAPLRAALRALRTELAIPDAFPPAVLAEAEAAAKAPRIPAYDATDLPFLTIDPPTSTDLDQAMHLARRADGGYRVHYAIADVAAFVAPGSALDAEAHRRVLTLYFPDGKVPLHPAVLSEGAASLLPGEPRPALLWRIDLDAEGRRVATDVRRALVRSRAKLDYEGVQRQIDSGTAEEPLALLREIGRLREALEAERGGISLNVPEQEIVETGRTYSLAYRAPLPADGWNAQISLLTGMAAADLMTAAGMGILRTLPTAPDGAVARLRRSARALGVDWPHHVSYADVVRSADPTNPRHSAFLQECTTLLRGAGYTVFTDGHIPTPAVHAAVADEYTHCTAPLRRLVDRYAGELCVAAVAGNEPPEWVRAALPALPDEMATGSRRANTVERESVDIVEAALMKERVGEVFDAYVIDVKEREPAVGTVHLEDPAVVARIAGGDAGLPLGEWLRVRLAEADPGSAKVLFAPV; encoded by the coding sequence ATGCCACGCCGCCACATCCACGTGACCGGCGCAGCCGAGGCTCCGCTCCGGGCCGCCCTGCGCGCACTCCGTACCGAGCTCGCGATCCCCGACGCCTTCCCGCCCGCCGTCCTCGCCGAGGCCGAGGCCGCCGCGAAGGCCCCCCGGATCCCCGCGTACGACGCCACCGACCTGCCGTTCCTCACGATCGACCCGCCCACCTCCACCGACCTCGACCAGGCCATGCACCTGGCCCGGCGGGCCGACGGCGGCTACCGCGTCCACTACGCCATCGCCGACGTCGCCGCCTTCGTCGCGCCCGGCTCCGCGCTCGACGCCGAGGCCCACCGGCGGGTCCTCACCCTCTACTTCCCCGACGGCAAGGTCCCCCTCCACCCCGCCGTCCTCTCCGAGGGAGCCGCCAGCCTCCTCCCCGGCGAACCCCGCCCCGCCCTGCTGTGGCGGATCGACCTCGACGCCGAGGGGCGCAGGGTCGCCACCGACGTCCGCCGCGCCCTCGTCCGCAGCCGCGCCAAGCTCGACTACGAGGGCGTACAGCGGCAGATCGACTCCGGTACGGCCGAGGAACCGCTCGCGCTCCTCCGCGAGATCGGGCGGCTCCGCGAGGCCCTCGAAGCCGAGCGCGGCGGGATCTCCCTCAACGTCCCCGAGCAGGAGATCGTCGAGACCGGCCGCACGTACTCCCTCGCCTACCGGGCGCCGCTGCCCGCCGACGGCTGGAACGCCCAGATCTCCCTGCTCACCGGGATGGCCGCCGCCGACCTCATGACCGCCGCCGGCATGGGCATCCTCCGCACCCTGCCCACGGCCCCGGACGGCGCGGTCGCCCGGCTGCGCCGCTCCGCGCGGGCCCTCGGCGTCGACTGGCCGCACCACGTCTCGTACGCGGACGTCGTGCGCTCCGCCGACCCGACGAACCCGCGCCACTCCGCGTTCCTCCAGGAGTGCACCACCCTCCTGCGGGGCGCCGGGTACACCGTCTTCACCGACGGTCACATCCCCACGCCGGCCGTGCACGCGGCCGTCGCCGACGAGTACACGCACTGCACCGCGCCGCTGCGCCGGCTCGTCGACCGGTACGCGGGCGAGCTGTGCGTGGCCGCGGTGGCGGGGAACGAGCCGCCCGAATGGGTACGGGCCGCGCTGCCCGCGCTCCCCGACGAGATGGCGACGGGCTCGCGCCGGGCCAACACCGTCGAACGCGAGAGCGTCGACATCGTCGAGGCGGCCCTCATGAAGGAGCGGGTCGGCGAGGTCTTCGACGCGTACGTGATCGACGTGAAGGAGCGCGAACCGGCCGTCGGCACCGTCCACCTGGAGGACCCGGCGGTCGTCGCCCGGATCGCGGGCGGCGACGCC
- a CDS encoding bifunctional RNase H/acid phosphatase yields the protein MTTSSREVIVEADGGSRGNPGPAGYGAVVLDPVTGETLAEAAEYIGVATNNVAEYKGLVAGLKAARALFPDVTVHVRMDSKLVVEQMSGRWKIKHPDMKPLAAEAGRVFPAGRVRYEWIPRELNKHADRLANEAMDAGKQGRQWEPSASTAGLDASAARNAAAPPPSGPPGDATAGAARARAALATRPGGTQPPTGGATSGPAETGASGSSAGQPDDGLFAHDEALAAQARASLASAAHAPAAAHAEATGDFEAEAAAVLHTEPAAPAQGGTPEAQPSTASSAAPRQGWAGPDMGAPATFVLLRHGETALTPEKRFSGSGGTDPELSAAGLRQAEAVAEALAARGTIQEIVSSPLTRCRQTAAAVAARLGLDVRVERGLRETDFGAWEGLTFGEVRERYPDDLDAWLASPKAAPTGGGESFAAVARRVAAARDRLTAAHAGRTVLLVTHVTPIKTLVRLALGAPPESLFRMELSAASISAVAYYADGNASVRLLNDTSHLR from the coding sequence ATGACCACGTCTTCGCGTGAGGTGATCGTCGAGGCCGACGGAGGCTCCCGGGGCAACCCGGGGCCCGCCGGTTACGGGGCCGTGGTCCTGGACCCGGTGACGGGCGAGACGCTCGCGGAGGCGGCCGAGTACATCGGCGTGGCGACGAACAACGTCGCCGAGTACAAGGGCCTGGTGGCGGGGCTCAAGGCGGCCCGGGCGCTCTTCCCGGACGTCACCGTCCACGTCCGCATGGACTCCAAGCTGGTCGTCGAGCAGATGTCCGGCCGCTGGAAGATCAAGCACCCGGACATGAAGCCGCTGGCGGCCGAGGCGGGGCGGGTCTTCCCGGCGGGCCGGGTCCGCTACGAGTGGATCCCGCGCGAACTGAACAAGCACGCGGACCGGCTCGCGAACGAGGCGATGGACGCGGGCAAGCAGGGCCGTCAGTGGGAGCCGTCGGCCTCCACGGCCGGCCTGGACGCCTCGGCCGCCCGCAACGCCGCCGCCCCGCCCCCGTCGGGCCCCCCTGGTGACGCGACCGCGGGCGCGGCCCGTGCCCGCGCGGCCCTGGCGACGCGGCCGGGCGGGACGCAGCCGCCCACCGGAGGCGCGACCTCCGGGCCCGCCGAGACCGGGGCTTCCGGTTCTTCCGCCGGACAGCCCGACGACGGCTTGTTCGCCCACGACGAGGCCCTCGCGGCCCAGGCCCGCGCCTCCCTCGCCTCGGCCGCGCACGCGCCGGCCGCCGCGCACGCGGAGGCGACCGGCGACTTCGAGGCCGAGGCGGCCGCCGTACTCCACACGGAGCCGGCCGCACCCGCGCAGGGCGGGACCCCGGAGGCCCAGCCGTCGACGGCGTCCTCCGCCGCGCCCCGGCAGGGATGGGCCGGGCCCGACATGGGCGCCCCGGCGACGTTCGTGCTGCTGCGCCACGGGGAGACCGCACTCACCCCCGAGAAGCGGTTCTCGGGGAGCGGCGGCACCGACCCCGAGCTGTCGGCGGCCGGGCTGCGCCAGGCCGAGGCCGTCGCCGAGGCGCTCGCCGCGCGCGGCACGATCCAGGAGATCGTCAGCTCGCCCCTCACCCGCTGCCGCCAGACCGCCGCCGCCGTCGCCGCCCGCCTCGGGCTCGACGTGCGGGTCGAGCGGGGGCTGCGCGAGACCGACTTCGGGGCCTGGGAAGGGCTGACCTTCGGCGAGGTCCGCGAGCGGTACCCGGACGACCTCGACGCCTGGCTGGCCTCCCCGAAGGCCGCGCCGACCGGCGGCGGCGAGAGCTTCGCGGCCGTCGCCCGACGCGTCGCGGCGGCCCGGGACCGGCTGACCGCCGCCCACGCCGGCCGTACCGTCCTCCTCGTCACCCACGTCACCCCGATCAAGACCCTGGTCCGGCTCGCGCTCGGCGCCCCGCCGGAGTCGCTGTTCCGGATGGAACTGTCGGCGGCCTCGATCTCGGCGGTGGCGTACTACGCGGACGGCAACGCGTCCGTACGGCTCCTCAACGACACCTCGCACCTGCGCTGA
- a CDS encoding MaoC/PaaZ C-terminal domain-containing protein → MPIDPAKAVAAEPRSAEISWDHKDVQLYHLGVGAGVPATDPDELRYTLESRLHVLPSFATVAGAGMGVVGGLSAPGIDIDLAAVLHGGQSVTLHRPVPVSGRAVSTSRVAAVYDKGKAAVLVLRSEASDADGPLWTNDAQIFVRGEGGWGGDRGPSERLALPDRQPDATVERPIREEQALLYRLSGDWNPLHADPEFAKLAGFDRPILHGLCSYGMTLKAVVDTLLDGDVTRVRSYRTRFAGIVFPGETLRIRMWAGEGGVQATVTAVERDDAPVLADTVVEHS, encoded by the coding sequence ATGCCGATCGACCCCGCCAAGGCCGTCGCCGCCGAACCCCGCAGCGCCGAGATCTCCTGGGACCACAAGGACGTCCAGCTCTACCACCTGGGCGTGGGCGCGGGCGTGCCCGCGACCGACCCCGACGAGCTCCGCTACACGCTGGAGTCCAGGCTCCACGTCCTCCCCAGCTTCGCCACCGTCGCGGGCGCCGGGATGGGTGTCGTCGGCGGGCTCTCCGCCCCCGGCATCGACATCGACCTCGCCGCCGTCCTGCACGGCGGCCAGTCGGTCACGCTCCACCGCCCCGTCCCCGTCAGCGGCCGGGCCGTCTCCACCTCCCGCGTCGCCGCCGTCTACGACAAGGGCAAGGCCGCCGTCCTCGTCCTGCGCTCCGAGGCCTCCGACGCCGACGGCCCGCTCTGGACCAACGACGCCCAGATCTTCGTACGCGGTGAGGGCGGCTGGGGCGGCGACCGCGGGCCCTCCGAGCGCCTCGCGCTTCCGGACCGGCAGCCCGACGCCACCGTCGAGCGCCCGATCCGCGAGGAGCAGGCCCTGCTCTACCGGCTCTCCGGCGACTGGAACCCGCTGCACGCCGACCCCGAGTTCGCCAAGCTCGCCGGCTTCGACCGGCCGATCCTGCACGGGCTCTGCTCGTACGGCATGACCCTCAAGGCCGTCGTCGACACCCTGCTCGACGGGGACGTCACCCGGGTCCGCTCGTACCGCACGCGCTTCGCGGGGATCGTCTTCCCCGGCGAGACCCTGCGCATCCGGATGTGGGCCGGCGAGGGCGGCGTCCAGGCGACGGTCACCGCCGTGGAGCGCGACGACGCCCCCGTACTCGCCGACACCGTCGTCGAACACTCCTGA
- a CDS encoding GNAT family N-acetyltransferase, protein MTWFFTEDAAAFRAAAADLLAAEAARNTAVLTLMDRADRLGWWAEPDGRVTGVVAVSPPREPAFGAVTVEAARALVLPEGEAPTAVRGETAAVEAFAEATGRPWTVTVRMRLFRLGELTPPQPAPAGRARVAVEADIPFAAVWAREFARDIGENVTGRDFTGHVTERVTDGRLVLWETPDGRPVSMASVSRTIEDQARVHLVYTPPAERGRGYAAGATEAASRAALDSGATRVLLFTDLANPTSNALYQRLGYRPVTDHLTVEFRGEPAPVSG, encoded by the coding sequence ATGACGTGGTTCTTCACCGAGGACGCCGCCGCCTTCCGTGCCGCCGCCGCCGACCTGCTGGCCGCCGAGGCGGCCCGTAACACCGCCGTGCTGACGCTCATGGACCGGGCGGACCGGCTCGGCTGGTGGGCCGAGCCGGACGGCAGGGTCACCGGAGTGGTCGCGGTCTCCCCGCCCCGCGAGCCGGCCTTCGGGGCGGTGACGGTGGAGGCGGCCCGCGCCCTCGTCCTCCCGGAGGGCGAGGCGCCGACGGCCGTACGGGGCGAGACGGCGGCCGTCGAGGCGTTCGCGGAGGCCACCGGCCGCCCCTGGACGGTCACCGTCCGCATGAGGCTCTTCCGGCTCGGTGAGCTCACCCCGCCGCAACCGGCCCCGGCCGGCCGCGCCCGCGTCGCCGTCGAGGCGGACATCCCCTTCGCCGCCGTCTGGGCGCGGGAGTTCGCCCGGGACATCGGGGAGAACGTCACGGGCAGGGACTTCACCGGACACGTCACGGAACGGGTCACCGACGGCCGCCTCGTCCTCTGGGAGACGCCCGATGGCCGGCCCGTGTCGATGGCGTCCGTCTCGCGCACGATCGAGGACCAGGCCCGGGTCCACCTCGTCTACACCCCGCCCGCCGAGCGCGGACGCGGCTACGCGGCCGGCGCCACCGAGGCGGCCAGCCGCGCCGCCCTCGACTCCGGCGCCACCCGGGTCCTCCTCTTCACGGACCTCGCCAACCCCACCAGCAACGCCCTCTACCAGCGGCTCGGCTACCGCCCGGTGACGGATCACCTGACGGTGGAGTTCCGGGGCGAACCCGCACCCGTCAGCGGCTGA
- a CDS encoding Nif3-like dinuclear metal center hexameric protein yields the protein MPRLSEVIAALDALWPPQRAEQWDAVGTVCGDPDAEVTRVLFAVDPVQEIADEAIALGADLLVTHHPLYLRGTTTVSAGHFKGRVVHGLIKHDIALHVAHTNADTADPGVSDALAGALDLRITGPLVPENNLGRICELDHPETLAEFAARAAKRLPATAQGIRIAGDPGMTVRRVAVSGGSGDSLFDAVRAAGVDAFLTADLRHHPVSEATQQSPLGLVDAAHWATEWPWCEQAAAQLDEISDRHGWDLRVHVSKTVTDPWSAHHTSPGAPN from the coding sequence GTGCCCCGTCTGTCTGAAGTCATCGCCGCGCTCGACGCCCTCTGGCCGCCCCAGCGGGCCGAGCAGTGGGACGCCGTCGGCACCGTCTGCGGCGACCCCGACGCCGAGGTCACCCGCGTCCTGTTCGCCGTCGACCCCGTCCAGGAGATCGCCGACGAGGCGATCGCCCTCGGCGCCGACCTGCTCGTCACCCACCACCCGCTCTATCTGCGCGGTACGACGACGGTCTCGGCCGGCCACTTCAAGGGCCGCGTCGTGCACGGCCTCATCAAGCACGACATCGCCCTCCACGTCGCGCACACCAACGCCGACACCGCCGACCCCGGCGTCTCCGACGCCCTCGCCGGCGCGCTCGACCTCAGGATCACCGGCCCGCTCGTGCCCGAGAACAACCTCGGCCGGATCTGCGAGCTCGACCACCCCGAGACCCTCGCCGAGTTCGCAGCCCGCGCCGCGAAGCGGCTGCCCGCCACCGCGCAGGGCATCCGGATCGCCGGCGACCCCGGCATGACCGTGCGCCGCGTCGCCGTCAGCGGCGGCTCCGGCGACAGCCTCTTCGACGCCGTACGGGCCGCGGGCGTGGACGCCTTCCTCACCGCCGACCTGCGCCACCACCCGGTCTCCGAGGCCACCCAACAGTCCCCGCTGGGACTGGTCGACGCCGCCCACTGGGCCACCGAATGGCCCTGGTGCGAGCAGGCCGCCGCCCAGCTCGACGAGATTTCCGACCGCCACGGCTGGGACCTCCGCGTCCACGTCTCGAAGACGGTCACCGACCCCTGGTCCGCCCACCACACCTCCCCTGGAGCCCCCAACTGA
- a CDS encoding Zn-dependent alcohol dehydrogenase has protein sequence MRAAVLHEIGQDKLEVLDDVEAVGFGPGKVRIRVRATGLCHSDVSAMSGVLPQPAPFIPGHEGAGEILDVGDGVTHLTPGQRVLLCWLPACGSCPACKRGQTQLCLAGFMNAGTPNFKRPGGDVFGFAGTGTFTEEVVVDAGCAVPIPDDVPYDIAALIGCGVTTGLGAAINTAKVEAGSSVAVIGCGGVGISAIQGAKLQGAAQIIAVDPVASRREAALRFGATEAIAPDALADAKQRITAGEGFDYVFEVVGKSATARTAYETTRRGGTLCIVGAGALDDFLQLNMFELFFDEKRILPSMYGGGDVLTSYERTIALWRAGRVDLESLITHRVPLAGINEALEQMRTGAALRTCIEI, from the coding sequence ATGCGCGCAGCCGTACTGCACGAGATCGGCCAGGACAAACTCGAAGTCCTCGACGACGTCGAGGCGGTGGGCTTCGGCCCCGGCAAGGTACGGATCCGCGTCCGGGCCACCGGCCTCTGCCACTCCGACGTCTCCGCGATGAGCGGCGTCCTCCCGCAGCCCGCCCCCTTCATCCCGGGGCACGAGGGCGCGGGCGAGATCCTCGACGTCGGCGACGGCGTCACCCACCTGACCCCGGGGCAGCGCGTCCTGCTCTGCTGGCTGCCCGCCTGCGGCAGCTGTCCCGCCTGCAAGCGCGGCCAGACGCAGCTCTGCCTGGCCGGCTTCATGAACGCCGGCACGCCCAACTTCAAGCGCCCCGGCGGGGATGTCTTCGGCTTCGCCGGCACCGGCACCTTCACCGAGGAGGTCGTCGTCGACGCGGGCTGCGCCGTCCCGATCCCCGACGACGTGCCCTACGACATCGCCGCCCTCATCGGCTGCGGCGTCACCACCGGCCTCGGCGCGGCCATCAACACCGCGAAGGTGGAGGCCGGTTCCTCGGTCGCCGTCATCGGCTGCGGCGGCGTCGGCATCTCCGCGATCCAGGGCGCCAAGCTCCAGGGCGCCGCCCAGATCATCGCCGTCGACCCGGTCGCGTCCCGGCGCGAGGCCGCGCTGCGCTTCGGCGCCACGGAGGCGATCGCCCCGGACGCGCTCGCCGACGCCAAGCAGCGGATCACCGCGGGCGAGGGCTTCGACTACGTCTTCGAGGTCGTCGGCAAGTCCGCCACCGCCCGCACCGCCTACGAGACGACCCGGCGCGGCGGCACCCTCTGCATCGTCGGCGCGGGCGCCCTCGACGACTTCCTGCAGCTCAACATGTTCGAGCTGTTCTTCGACGAGAAGCGGATCCTGCCCTCCATGTACGGCGGCGGGGACGTGCTCACGTCGTACGAGCGGACCATCGCGCTCTGGCGGGCCGGCCGCGTCGACCTGGAGTCGCTCATCACCCACCGGGTGCCGCTGGCCGGGATCAACGAGGCACTGGAGCAGATGCGTACGGGCGCTGCACTCCGCACCTGCATCGAGATCTGA
- a CDS encoding 3-oxoacyl-ACP reductase yields MSLPLEGLSAIVTGAGRGLGRAEALELARLGAAVVVNDYGQAGRDGSGEASAAPAEEVAAEIRAAGGRAVAHLGDVSDFETARGLIDLAVAEFGKLDILVNNAGILRDRMVFSMSEDEWDSVVRVHLKGHFNTTHFAAVHWRGRSKAGEAGVYGRIVNTSSEAFLAGSAGQPNYAAAKGGIVGLTTSSALALARYGVTANAICPRARTRMTEDVFAGFAEPTAEGDLDPLSPEHVAPLVGYLASPAAAGVNGQLLVVHGGMVAVVDRPRVSAKFDTAKEAFTYEELDSLLTPHYASRPAGETFAAAEVLSLKKG; encoded by the coding sequence ATGTCACTCCCTCTTGAGGGTTTGAGCGCGATCGTCACCGGCGCCGGGCGGGGTCTCGGCCGCGCCGAGGCGCTCGAACTGGCCCGGCTCGGCGCGGCCGTCGTCGTCAACGACTACGGGCAGGCCGGCCGCGACGGCTCCGGAGAGGCCTCCGCGGCACCCGCCGAGGAGGTCGCGGCGGAGATCCGCGCGGCGGGCGGCCGGGCGGTCGCGCACCTCGGCGACGTCTCCGACTTCGAGACGGCCCGGGGCCTGATCGACCTGGCGGTGGCCGAGTTCGGGAAGCTGGACATCCTGGTCAACAACGCGGGCATCCTGCGCGACCGGATGGTCTTCTCGATGAGCGAGGACGAGTGGGACTCCGTCGTACGGGTCCACCTCAAGGGCCACTTCAACACCACCCACTTCGCGGCGGTGCACTGGCGGGGCCGGTCGAAGGCGGGGGAGGCCGGCGTCTACGGCCGGATCGTCAACACCTCCTCCGAGGCCTTCCTCGCCGGCTCGGCCGGCCAGCCCAACTACGCGGCGGCCAAGGGCGGCATCGTGGGCCTGACGACCTCGTCGGCGCTCGCGCTGGCCCGGTACGGGGTGACGGCCAACGCCATCTGCCCGCGGGCCAGGACCCGGATGACGGAGGACGTCTTCGCCGGCTTCGCCGAGCCGACGGCCGAGGGCGACCTCGACCCGCTGTCCCCGGAGCACGTGGCGCCGCTCGTCGGCTACCTCGCGTCCCCCGCGGCGGCCGGGGTCAACGGCCAACTGCTCGTCGTCCACGGCGGGATGGTGGCGGTCGTGGACCGGCCCAGGGTGTCGGCCAAGTTCGACACGGCCAAGGAGGCGTTCACGTACGAGGAACTGGACTCCCTGCTGACTCCGCACTACGCGTCCCGCCCGGCGGGCGAGACGTTCGCGGCGGCGGAGGTGCTGTCCCTGAAGAAGGGCTGA
- a CDS encoding zinc ribbon domain-containing protein: MNAAPADQIRLLDVQSLDVRLQQLAHKRKSLPEHAEIESLNKDLTQLRDLLVAAQTEESDCGREQTKAEQDVDLVRQRATRDQQRLDSGAASPRDLENLQRELVSLAKRQGDLEEIVLEVMERRESVQAHVAELTERVSAVQAKTDDATTRRDAAQSELDAEAASVTKERELVAGSVPADLLKLYEKLREQQGGVGAARLYQRKCEGCHIELNITELNDVRAAARDAVVRCENCRRILVRTAESGL, encoded by the coding sequence CTGAACGCCGCGCCCGCCGACCAGATCCGCCTCCTCGACGTCCAGTCCCTGGACGTCCGACTCCAGCAGCTCGCCCACAAGCGCAAGTCGCTGCCCGAGCACGCCGAGATCGAGTCGCTGAACAAGGACCTCACCCAGCTGCGCGACCTGCTCGTCGCCGCGCAGACCGAGGAGAGCGACTGCGGCCGCGAGCAGACCAAGGCCGAGCAGGACGTCGACCTGGTCCGCCAGCGCGCCACGCGCGACCAGCAGCGGCTCGACTCCGGGGCCGCCTCCCCGCGTGACCTGGAGAACCTCCAGCGCGAGCTCGTCTCCCTCGCCAAGCGCCAGGGCGACCTGGAGGAGATCGTCCTCGAGGTCATGGAGCGCCGCGAGTCCGTCCAGGCCCACGTCGCCGAGCTGACCGAGCGGGTCTCCGCCGTCCAGGCCAAGACCGACGACGCCACCACCCGGCGCGACGCCGCCCAGAGCGAGCTGGACGCCGAGGCCGCCTCCGTCACCAAGGAGCGCGAGCTCGTCGCGGGCTCCGTCCCGGCGGACCTCCTCAAGCTGTACGAGAAGCTGCGCGAGCAGCAGGGCGGTGTCGGCGCGGCGCGGCTGTACCAGCGCAAGTGCGAGGGCTGCCACATCGAGCTCAACATCACCGAGCTGAACGATGTCCGGGCCGCCGCCCGCGACGCCGTCGTCCGGTGCGAGAACTGCCGCCGGATCCTGGTCCGCACCGCGGAGTCCGGTCTGTAA
- the eda gene encoding bifunctional 4-hydroxy-2-oxoglutarate aldolase/2-dehydro-3-deoxy-phosphogluconate aldolase, whose protein sequence is MTSVFGLAPESPVVPVVVIEDAADAVPLARALVAGGLPLIEVTLRTPAALDAVRAIAAEVPGAVVGAGTVVSAAGVADAVGAGARFLVSPGWTERLLDALLGSGVPFLPGVSTASEVVALLERGVEDMKFFPAEAAGGVPYLKSLAGPLPQARFCPTGGISLASAPAYLSLPNVGCVGGTWMLPPDALAARDWARVESLARGAAALRGPVPAPVSR, encoded by the coding sequence ATGACGAGCGTGTTCGGCCTTGCCCCGGAATCCCCTGTCGTCCCCGTGGTCGTGATCGAGGACGCCGCCGACGCCGTACCCCTGGCCCGCGCCCTGGTGGCCGGCGGGCTGCCGCTGATCGAGGTCACCCTCCGTACCCCCGCCGCGCTCGACGCCGTGCGGGCGATCGCCGCCGAGGTGCCGGGGGCCGTCGTCGGCGCGGGGACCGTCGTCTCGGCGGCCGGGGTCGCGGACGCGGTCGGCGCCGGGGCCCGGTTCCTGGTCAGCCCGGGGTGGACCGAGCGGCTCCTCGACGCGCTGCTGGGGTCGGGCGTGCCCTTCCTGCCGGGCGTCTCGACGGCCTCGGAGGTCGTCGCGCTGCTCGAACGCGGGGTGGAGGACATGAAGTTCTTCCCCGCCGAGGCTGCGGGCGGCGTCCCGTACCTGAAGTCCCTCGCGGGCCCGCTCCCGCAGGCCCGCTTCTGCCCGACGGGCGGCATCTCCCTCGCCTCCGCCCCCGCCTACCTGTCCCTCCCGAACGTCGGCTGCGTCGGCGGTACGTGGATGCTGCCGCCCGACGCCCTCGCGGCCCGCGACTGGGCCCGGGTCGAGTCCCTCGCCCGCGGGGCGGCGGCGCTGCGCGGGCCCGTGCCCGCGCCCGTCAGCCGCTGA
- the yaaA gene encoding peroxide stress protein YaaA → MLVLLPPSEGKASSGRGAPLKPESLSLPGLAEARAAVLDELVELCAADEEKAREVLGLSEGLRGEVAKNVELRTAGARPAGEVYTGVLYDALGLATLDATARKRAGRSLLVFSGLWGAVRVTDRIPSYRCSMGVKLPGLGALGAHWRGAMASVLPEAAGDGLVLDLRSSAYASAWKPKGEVAARTATVRVLHAPTRKVVSHFNKATKGRIVRSLLEAGAEPGSPEELAEVLRDLKYVVEDGGKAGALDVLVDEIH, encoded by the coding sequence GTGCTCGTGCTGTTGCCGCCCTCCGAAGGCAAGGCCTCCTCGGGGCGCGGGGCGCCGCTCAAGCCGGAGTCGCTGTCCCTGCCGGGGCTCGCGGAGGCGCGGGCGGCGGTCCTGGACGAGCTGGTCGAGCTGTGCGCGGCCGACGAGGAGAAGGCGCGGGAGGTCCTCGGCCTGAGTGAGGGGCTGCGCGGCGAGGTCGCGAAGAACGTGGAGCTGCGGACGGCGGGCGCGCGCCCGGCCGGCGAGGTCTACACGGGCGTCCTGTACGACGCGCTGGGTCTGGCGACCCTGGACGCGACGGCGCGGAAGCGTGCGGGGCGGTCCCTGCTGGTGTTCTCGGGGCTGTGGGGCGCGGTCCGGGTGACCGACCGGATTCCGTCGTACCGCTGCTCGATGGGGGTGAAGCTGCCGGGGCTCGGCGCGCTGGGCGCGCACTGGCGGGGCGCGATGGCGTCGGTGCTGCCGGAGGCGGCCGGGGACGGGCTCGTCCTGGACCTGCGCTCGTCGGCGTACGCCTCGGCGTGGAAGCCGAAGGGCGAGGTGGCGGCGCGGACGGCGACGGTGCGGGTGCTGCACGCGCCGACCCGGAAGGTGGTCAGCCACTTCAACAAGGCGACGAAGGGCCGGATCGTGCGGAGCCTCCTGGAGGCGGGCGCGGAGCCGGGTTCGCCGGAGGAGCTGGCCGAGGTGCTGCGGGATCTGAAGTACGTGGTCGAGGACGGTGGCAAGGCGGGGGCGCTGGACGTGCTGGTGGACGAGATCCACTAG
- a CDS encoding ABC transporter substrate-binding protein: protein MSFRRRGTAAVVALAAALSLAACGGGDSGSDASAKEDATKKKDVATGGKDFGDAAAKTAAMGTDAKPGQFPRTLTHALGTTELKAAPKRVVVLDVGELDNVVSLGIQPVGYAPSEGDDGIPGYLKKDAGTPKSVGTINNLNLEAIANLQPDLILGSQLRAADKYDELSKIAPTVFSIRPGFTWKENYLLNAAALDRTAEAKTKLAAYETKAKQLGADIGADKPTVSMVRYLPGKIRLYAKASFIGTILEDAGLPRPKNQQIDELAAEISPEKIDEADADWIFTGVYGDAKATKKDTAQANPLWKNLTAVKAGQAKDVPDETWYLGLGVTAANSVLDDLREDLVKK from the coding sequence ATGTCCTTCCGCCGCCGCGGCACCGCCGCCGTCGTCGCCCTCGCCGCCGCGCTCTCGCTCGCGGCCTGCGGAGGAGGGGACTCCGGGTCCGACGCCTCCGCGAAGGAGGACGCGACCAAGAAGAAGGACGTCGCCACCGGCGGCAAGGACTTCGGCGACGCCGCCGCCAAGACCGCGGCCATGGGCACCGACGCGAAGCCCGGCCAGTTCCCGCGCACGCTCACCCACGCCCTCGGCACGACCGAGCTCAAGGCCGCCCCCAAGCGGGTCGTCGTCCTCGACGTCGGCGAGCTCGACAACGTCGTCTCCCTCGGCATCCAGCCCGTCGGCTACGCCCCCTCCGAGGGTGACGACGGCATCCCCGGCTACCTGAAGAAGGACGCCGGCACCCCGAAGTCCGTCGGCACCATCAACAACCTCAACCTGGAGGCCATCGCCAACCTCCAGCCCGACCTCATCCTCGGCAGCCAGCTCCGCGCCGCCGACAAGTACGACGAGCTGTCGAAGATCGCACCGACCGTCTTCTCCATCCGCCCGGGCTTCACCTGGAAGGAGAACTACCTCCTCAACGCCGCCGCGCTCGACCGGACGGCCGAGGCGAAGACGAAGCTCGCCGCGTACGAGACCAAGGCGAAGCAGCTCGGCGCCGACATCGGCGCGGACAAGCCGACCGTCTCCATGGTCCGCTACCTCCCCGGCAAGATCCGCCTCTACGCGAAGGCCTCCTTCATCGGCACGATCCTGGAGGACGCCGGCCTGCCCCGGCCGAAGAACCAGCAGATCGACGAGCTCGCGGCCGAGATCAGCCCGGAGAAGATCGACGAGGCCGACGCCGACTGGATCTTCACCGGCGTCTACGGCGACGCCAAGGCCACCAAGAAGGACACGGCCCAGGCCAACCCGCTCTGGAAGAACCTCACGGCCGTCAAGGCCGGCCAGGCCAAGGACGTCCCGGACGAGACCTGGTACCTCGGCCTCGGCGTGACCGCGGCGAACAGCGTCCTCGACGACCTGCGCGAGGACCTCGTGAAGAAGTAG